The following proteins are encoded in a genomic region of Garra rufa chromosome 22, GarRuf1.0, whole genome shotgun sequence:
- the LOC141298278 gene encoding uncharacterized protein, giving the protein MNAVNAVQLFLLVWTFSAVCQADGDFSVSCDDVTGSVGKEVTFTCSISLQSTECCVKSYTFRPSEGYDFAICKEEFPVNTCDLRKSFTCNYTPTTAMTAKFRFFVQAQCGAKTAKFTVQLTGPIKPEIDNEAPGEKGNTNEIKSGTSPPDTEVSVGYKVFVIAAVVGCFIIIIMGIITVIRNKKPNFNRSCGFQKRMFLGIRHDEDNSDHSEDVINDSGV; this is encoded by the exons ATGAATGCCGTAAATGCTGTGCAACTTTTCCTTCTGGTTTGGACCTTTTCTGCTGTCTGTCAAGCTGATGGTG ATTTCAGTGTAAGCTGTGATGATGTGACTGGATCTGTGGGGAAAGAAGTAACTTTCACCTGCAGCATTTCACTGCAGAGCACTGAATGCTGCGTTAAATCATATACATTTCGACCCTCTGAGGGCTATGACTTTGCAATCTGTAAAGAAGAGTTTCCTGTGAACACCTGTGATCTCAGGAAAAGCTTCACATGTAACTACACTCCAACTACAGCAATGACAGCGAAATTCAGATTCTTTGTGCAAGCTCAGTGTggagcaaaaacagcaaaattcaCAGTGCAGTTAACag GGCCCATTAAACCTGAAATTGACAATGAAGCTCCTGGAGAGAAag GAAATACCAACGAGATCAAATCAGGAACATCTCCACCAGACACAGAAGTGAGTGTTGGATATAAGGTTTTTGTCATCGCCGCAGTTGTGGGCtgtttcatcatcatcatcatgggCATAATAACAGTCATTCGCAACAAGAAACCAAACTTCAACAGATCTTGTGGATTCCAGAAGAGGATGTTTCTGGGCATCAGACATGATGAAGACAACAGCGATCATTCAGAAGATGTGATCAATGACTCAGGAGTATGA